GCTTCATTAGGAAAACACGCTTAGATGAGCTACCACAGTTTATCAATGTATTAAAAGGTGAGATGAGTCTTATTGGGCCAAGGCCCGAACAATTAGACTTCGTCAGGCAATTTAATGAAACGATTCCCTTTTATCGCTATCGACATATCGTCAAACCTGGTATTTCTGGATGGGCACAAGTTATGCAAGGTTATGCTAGTGATGAAGATGAGACTAAGTTGAAGCTCGAATATGATTTCTTTTATATTAAAAATTTCTCCTTGACTTTAGATTTGTTGATCGTGATTAAGACAATACAGACGATGGTAACTGGGTTTGGGGCAAGATAGCTTGCGCTTAATAATAATTTGCTAAAAAAATATAACCTTCACTTTGTAAAGAGAATCTAAAGGAAGTATGTTTTTTGAATAAAAAAAACTTACATGAAAAGATAAAAAAAGCTTTAAATCATGAAGGTATTATGAGGTATGGAAAAAATATTTCATGGTTGATGTTAGAAAGATTAATAAGAACGTTTGTAGGGTTCTTTGTAAGTATTTGGATAGCTCGTTATCTTGAGCCTGTACAGTATGGTGTGCTAAGTTATGCACAAAGTTATGTTTATTTATTTGCTGTAATTGCTACGTTAGGATTAGATAATATTCTGGTTCGTGAGCTCGTAGAAAATCATCATTCAAAAAATAGAATTTTAGGAACTGCATTCTTTCTAAAACTAATTGCTTCCTTTATTATATTTCCTTTGATATACCTATCTGTTCATATTTTTAATAATGACAATAATGTTGATACTCTCATATATATTATTGCTTTAAGCATTATATTTCAAAGTTTTAATGTGATTGACGGCTATTATCAGTCTATTGTGCAATCCAAATATGTAGTCATTGCAAATTTGGTAACTATGACATTATCAAGCCTTATAAAAATAATACTTATAACTAATAATGCTTCATTAATTGTTATTGCCATTGCTTACAGTATAGACGGTGCTTTTATAGCAATGATGCTAGTAATATTTTATATGAAAAAATCGCAACAGAAGTTATTTCATTGGTCAATAGATATTAGTACTATTAAATATTTGATGAGTGAATCTGCTCCTATGTGGCTATCAGGTTTGATGATAGCAATATATGCCAAAACGGATCAGCTAATGATAATGAATATGGTGGGTAGTCAAGAATTAGGTTTTTATGCTGCTGCCGCAAAGTTGAATGATCTTTGGAGCTTTATACCCTTAATAATATGTTCTTCTGTTCTACCAGCTATTATAAATGCTAAGAGTATTTCGGAGAAAATATATCTTAAACGAATTAACTACCTTTACTCTTTAATGATTTGGTTATCTATATTTATATTAATATTTGGAAGTATTTTATCAACTCAAATAATATCTCTAAGCTTTGGACAAGAATATTTGAAAGCTACTGCTACTTTCAAGTTGTTACTTTGGTCTAATATTTTTGTTTTTTTCTTTACAGCATGGGCTAGGTTTATAATTGTTGAAAGACAGCAGAAATTGTTCTTTTATTTTGATTTATTATCTGTAATAACCAATATTATTCTTAATGTCATTTTAATACCTGAATATGGAATCAAGGGTGCTGCTCTGGCTACTGTTTTATCTGTGCCAATAGTCCATCTTCTTATATTCATTTTTTGGAAAAAACAGCGTTACATTCTTCAATCATTCTTCCGATCTTTACTACTAAGTTTTTGAAAGTAAGAGGTTTTTTTAATATGAAAAGAGTTATAAAAGATATTTTTAGAATTTTTGGATATCATATTACAAAATTTGGTAATACTGAAATTATGCTTGAGTCCTTTATTACTCGTTATAAAAAATATGATGATAAGTTTTTTTTTGTACAGATAGGCGCTAATAATGGTGTTAGATATGATCCAATATATAGAATCGTTAACGAACTAAATTTGGAAGGATTAGTTATAGAACCTATAGAAGAATATTATAACGAGTTAGTAAAAAACTATTCAAATAATAAAAAAGTAAAAACAGTAAATAATGCTATATATTCCGAAAATAAAGAGTTGGTAATTTATAAAGTAAAGAAAGATGTGTGTTTACCAGATTGGGCAAATGGTATCGCATCTTTAAACCCTAATCATCATAAAAAGACTAATATCCCTATAGATAGCATTATAGAAGAAAAAATTAAGGGGATTACCTTCGATACTCTAATACAGGATCATCGATTAACCAGAATAGATTTTTTACAAATTGATACTGAAGGTTATGATTATAATCTTCTAAAAATGTTCCCTTTTGATAAATTTAAGCCTAAACTAATTAATTTTGAGCATTCTTTAAATAATGGAATTATGAGTTATGAACAGTATGATGAAATTCACTCGATGTTAATAAAAATGGGATATCGTACTA
This is a stretch of genomic DNA from Psychrobacter alimentarius. It encodes these proteins:
- a CDS encoding flippase; amino-acid sequence: MNKKNLHEKIKKALNHEGIMRYGKNISWLMLERLIRTFVGFFVSIWIARYLEPVQYGVLSYAQSYVYLFAVIATLGLDNILVRELVENHHSKNRILGTAFFLKLIASFIIFPLIYLSVHIFNNDNNVDTLIYIIALSIIFQSFNVIDGYYQSIVQSKYVVIANLVTMTLSSLIKIILITNNASLIVIAIAYSIDGAFIAMMLVIFYMKKSQQKLFHWSIDISTIKYLMSESAPMWLSGLMIAIYAKTDQLMIMNMVGSQELGFYAAAAKLNDLWSFIPLIICSSVLPAIINAKSISEKIYLKRINYLYSLMIWLSIFILIFGSILSTQIISLSFGQEYLKATATFKLLLWSNIFVFFFTAWARFIIVERQQKLFFYFDLLSVITNIILNVILIPEYGIKGAALATVLSVPIVHLLIFIFWKKQRYILQSFFRSLLLSF
- a CDS encoding FkbM family methyltransferase, with translation MKRVIKDIFRIFGYHITKFGNTEIMLESFITRYKKYDDKFFFVQIGANNGVRYDPIYRIVNELNLEGLVIEPIEEYYNELVKNYSNNKKVKTVNNAIYSENKELVIYKVKKDVCLPDWANGIASLNPNHHKKTNIPIDSIIEEKIKGITFDTLIQDHRLTRIDFLQIDTEGYDYNLLKMFPFDKFKPKLINFEHSLNNGIMSYEQYDEIHSMLIKMGYRTIMNINDTICYLE